TTATCGCTCTTGACGTCGCTGTCAATCTCTCTGACGTCTTCCAAAACCATGTTGACAAAGTCATCGAATCCAACCAACTTACCAGTGAACTCCTTATCGTTGGTCATTAAAACACGGATCTCGTGTCCAATAGACTT
This window of the Scheffersomyces stipitis CBS 6054 chromosome 6, complete sequence genome carries:
- a CDS encoding predicted protein (go_component nucleus; small nucleolar ribonucleoprotein complex); protein product: TVLPLEIIDKSIGHEIRVLMTNDKEFTGKLVGFDDFVNMVLEDVREIDSDVKSDKVIKKMLLNGGQVAMIIPA